The sequence GTTCGGCGAGTCCGACCGCGCGCCGCGTCAGCAAACCGTACAGCGCGGCGTGGTCGCCGCCGAGCCCTTCCAGCAGCGCCAACTGCTTTTCGACGACACCCGTGTCGCCGCGCGACACGGGGCCCGCGAGCGCATTGGACAGGCCCTTGTCGCGCGCCGTTTCGATGGTGCCGGCGAGCATCGGCAGCAGCGCGCGCAGCGCGTCGTCCTCGGCGAAACCGAGCGTGCGCCACAGCGCGACGCATTCGGCGAGGCTGCACAGCGCGAAGCTGGCGGCATAGTGCGCGGCCGCGTGATACAGCATGCGGCCGCCCGCCGGAATCGACAGCGGATGGCAGCGTAGCGCGACGGTTAGCGCCGTCAGCGCGTCTTTCAGCGCGCCGTCGGCCTCGATCGTGACCGAGCAGCCGGCAATCCGTTCGAGGTCGGCGAGGTCACCGCCAAAGAGGTACAGTGGATGAAAGCCGCCGATCGCCGCGCCCTGGTCGCGCGCCGGGGCCAGCAGCTCGACCGGCGAGGCGCCGCTGCAATGCACCAGCGCCTTACGCGGACCACTCACCGTCGCCGGGTCGAAGCGCAGAGTGTGGGCTGACGAACCGATATGGTCGTCCGGAACGGCTAAAAAGATGATGTCGGCGGCGTCGACAACCTGTTGAGGGTCGTCACAAGCCGCGCAATGCTCGATTTGACTGGCGAGCCGGCAGGCTGAAGCCGCCGTGCGGCTCGTCACCGCCGTGACCGGATAACCGGCGCGGGAAAAGCTCAGCGCAAGGCACCGCGCGAGCCGGCCTGCACCGATAAAGCCGAGGCGCGGCAGAGAGGACTGGGACATGGTTGCCTGCTCCAGACGGAACATTGGGACGGGAAAGCAGAAGTATCGCGCATCCGGCCGCTCGCGCGCGGCCTTGGCGCCTGGGCTTTCCTCTGATCAGTTGGCGCGCCGTATGGCGCGGCTGGCCGGTTATCCGGCGGCACGCGCCCCGCAGGCTTGAAAACTGCTCACAATTTCTTCATGTGCCGCTTTAGCCGTTGCAGTTCCGGGTATTTCGTCTCGCAGTCAGATTCGGGAGGTCACGATGAGCATTTTTTCTTACCGAAAGCACTTGCGGTTCCTCACCCACGCCCAGCGTCGCCGCTGGTGGGACCAGAAAAAACGCCTGACGCCGCGCGTGCGGATTAGCGGCGCCTACGTCCCGCCAAGCGTGTCGCGCGAATTCGCCTACGTGAAGGTCGGTTGACACACCGCTGCTAGCGCTGTTTGCAGGTAAGAGATGCCCGGCCTCGAACGCCGGGCATTTTTCGTTGTGGCGCTTCAATCGGGCCGTCAGGATTGAAGCGAATTTGTAATCAAAGATTACTGAAAAGCGCGCGTTCGACGCCGTGCGCTTCATCAAGCGGCCAATCCGATCCCGCGGCCGCGCGGAAACCCTTAGTTTTCAGCCCGCTACACCGCCCGTTCGGCATTTCTTGCGCACGGACGAATTGCGATGTATTGCCGCCAATTGCAATTTGCAACAAATGCGAACAAATACGATTGGGCTTTTTCGATACATTGATTTCATGGCATGCAACGCATGCGAAGTCGGCGACCTTGGTGGGCCGCGCTAGGAGAATACAAGTGAAAAAGATCGTTCCGTTTGTCGTTGCCGCCGCACTCGGTCTGGGACTCGCCAGTGCAGCCGAAGCGCACGTGTCCGTGGGTATCGGTATCGGGGTGCCGATCGCGCCGGCGTATCCGGTTTATGCCGCGCCGCCGCCGGTTTACTACGCGCCGCAGCCAGCCTATGCGCCGCCGCCGGTTTATTACGCGCCGCCGCCGGCAGTCGTGGTGGGCGGGTATTACGGCGGCTATGGCCGTCCTTATTACCATCACGGTTATTATGGCCGCGGCTATTACGGGCACGGTTATTACGGCCACGGCTACTACCGCCGCTAATCGCGCAAGCGCTTAGCGCAGGTTCAACGGCGTAACGCCGGCTTGATCGCCGGGTTACGCCGTTTGTGTTTTGTTGGCGCGGCGGTGATCCAAAACATCGGTGAAGCTGGGAGAATGGTTGTTTAACCATCGCTCTGGAGAGTTTCGCCGATGCATGCGCTTCCCGCTCCCACTTTCGACGACGTCCTCGACGCCGCTGCGCGCCTCGAAGGCGTCGCGCACCGCACCCCTGTTTTGACCTCGAGCACGTTCAACGAACGCACGGGTGCGTCGGTATTCTTCAAGTGCGAGAATTTTCAGCGCATGGGCGCCTTCAAGTTTCGCGGCGCCTATAACGCGATTTCGCACTTCGACGCGGAGCAGCGCAAAGCCGGCGTGCTGACGTACTCGTCGGGCAATCATGCGCAAGCCATCGCGTTGTCCGCGCGGCTCGCCGGCATTCGCGCGACGATCATCATGCCGCACGACGCCCCCGCGGCCAAAGTTGCGGCGACCAAGGGTTACGGCGGCGAAGTCATCACCTACGACCGCTACACCGAGAACCGCGAAGAGATCGGCCGCCGCCTCGCCGAAGAACGCGGCATGACGCTGATTCCGCCTTACGACCATCCGCATGTGATCGCGGGGCAGGGCACCGCGGTGAAGGAATTGATCGATGAAACCGGCCCGCTCGACATGCTGTTCGTTTGTCTCGGCGGCGGCGGATTGATCGGCGGCAGCGCGTTGTCGGCGGCGGCGTTGAGCCCGGCATGCACGGTGATCGGCGTCGAGCCGGAAGCCGGCAACGACGGCCAGCAATCCCTCGCGCGCGGTGAGATTGTGCGCATCGACACGCCCCGTACTATCGCCGACGGCGCCGCCGCCACGCATCTCGGCGACTACACGTTCGCTATCATTCGCAAGCTGGTCGCGCGAATCGAAACGGTCAGCGACGCGCAGTTGATCGACACGATGCGTTTTTTCGCGCAGCGCATGAAGATCGTGGTCGAGCCGACGGGTTGCCTCGCGGCGGCCGCGGTGCTGAACGGCATTGTTCCCGTGGAAGGCAAACGCGTCGGCGTGGTGATCAGCGGGGGTAATGTCGATCTGGAAAAGCTCGCGCAATATCTCGCTTGATAGATCGTCGGCGCTGGCGCTAACGCTTGCTGAACGGAATAGAGGGTCGCAGATGGAAAAACGGCTCGCCTAACGCGAGCCGTTTACGTATCAGCTCACCGCGTGCGCGGTCTGCACGATCAGATCGCGATACCCGTTGACGATCACGCTATATGAGAAGTACGCGAACAGCAGCGCGGACAGCACATGACACGCGCGCAGCAAACCGGTGCCGGCGCGCTTGCGGCCGTGACTGCCGAGCCCGCAGATAAAGATTGTCCAGCACAGTCCGCCGAGAAAGAAGCCGCCGAGAAACACCGGCGCTGTTGTGACGCTCGTCGCACCGGCTTTCGCGATCAACGCGCCGCCGACGGCTGCGAACCACAGAATCGCCGAAGGCGACGACACCGCCAGCAAGACGCCGCGCAAAAAGCCGCGCCATGCGGACAGATGCGGCGCATTCGCGTCCGCCTCGCCGGCGACTGCGGGCGCCGACGCCGGGAACATTGCCTCACGCGCCATCTTCCACGTGAGAAACAGCAAAATCGCCGCGCCGCCGATCCACACCACCCAGCGCACCGATTCGAACTGCAGCAGCGCGGCCATGCCCGCGAGCGCGAGCGCCGCGTAAATCAGGTCGCCGATGCACGAGCCGAGGCCGAGCCAGAAGCCGGGTTTGAAGCCGTGCGAGAGCGTCAGCGAAATCATCGCGACGTTCACGAGACCGATATCCAGACACAACGACAACGACAGAAAAAAACCATCCGACATCATTGAAAAAGCATGCATCCGCGCAACCACTCCCTCGGTGTTTTGTTATTTGAACTTGTCGTGCGTCTCACCTACAGGCCGAACTCGTTCCACAACGAGTCGATGCGTTGTTTGACCGCCTTGTCCATCTCGATCGGTCGGCCCCATTCGCGATCGGTTTCGCCGGGCCACTTGTTGGTGGCGTCGAGACCCATCTTCGAACCGAGCCCCGCCACCGGCGACGCGAAATCCAGATAGTCGATCGGCGTGCGGTCCACCAGCACCGTGTCGCGCGCGGGATCGATGCGCGTGGTGATCGCCCAGATCACCTCTTTCCAGTCGCGAATATTGACGTCTTCGTCGACCACGACGATGAACTTCGTATACATGAACTGGCGCAGAAAACTCCACACGCCGAACATCACGCGCTTGGCGTGGCCGGGGTAGCTTTTCTTCATCTGCACGATGGCCATGCGGTAGCTGCAGCCTTCGGGCGGCAGATAGAAATCGGTGATCTCGGTGAACTGCTTCTGCAACAGCGGCACGAACACTTCGTTGAGCGCGACGCCGAGCACCGCGGGTTCGTCGGGCGGTTTGCCGGTGTAGGTGGAGTGATAGATCGCATCGCGGCGCATGGTGATGCGTTCGACGGTGAAGACGGGGAACCACTCCTGCTCGTTGTAGTAGCCGGTGTGGTCGCCGTACGGGCCTTCCAGCGCATGTTCGTAGCCGGCCGATGCACCTTTGGCGGGCCGGGGCGGCGCGCCGGCCGGAGCGGGTGAGGGCGTGCCTTCCTGCGGATAGATGAACCCCTCGAGCACGATCTCGGCGCGCGCGGGCACCTGCAAACCGTCGACGCCCGGCGTGATGCATTTGGCGAGTTCAGTGCGCCCGCCTCGCAGCAGTCCGGCGAACTGGTATTCGGACAAGGTATCGGGCACCGGCGTGACCGCACCGAGGATCGTGGCCGGATCGGCGCCCAGCACGACCGCCACCGGATAAGGTTTGCCCGGATTCTGCAGCGCGAATTCGCGGAAATCGAGCGCGCCGCCGCGATGGGCGAGCCAGCGCATGATCAGTTTGTTACGCCCGATCAGTTGCTGGCGATATATGCCTAAATTTTGTCGGCTCTTATTTGGGCCTTTTGTGACGGTCAGGCCCCACGTGATCAGCGGGCCGGCGTCGCCCGGCCAGCAGGTCTGAATCGGCAGCTTGGCGAGGTCCACGTCGTTGCCTTCCCAGACGATTTCCTGGCAGGGCGGCGCGCTCACTGTTTTGGGCGCCATGTCCCACACCGCCTTGGCCAGCGAGAAGAGTTTGCCTGCGTCCTTGAGGCCTTTCGGCGGCTCCGGTTCCTTCAACGCGGAGAGCAGCCGGCCGACGTCGCGCAGCGACTCGAGTGCGGCGCCGTCGCCTTCACCGGCCTGCGCGTCGACACCCATGCCGAGCGCCACCCGACGCGGCGTGCCGAACAGGTTGCCGAGCACCGGAAACGCATGCTCAGCCTTGCTCTCGAACAACAATGCCGGGCCGCCGGTGCGCAGCACGCGGTCGCACAGTTCGGTCATTTCCAGGACAGGCGAGACGGTTTGCGAGATACGGCGCAGCTCTCCGATCGATTCGAGACGGCCGACAAAATCACGCAGGTCTTTATATTTCATCTGGGGCGGTTCAGTGCCGCGCGAGCGGCGGGAAAGAGGGGCGCGGCAGGCTGCCACCGCGCCAAAACGATTGTCGATTTTACCTGCGTTGACTAGCGCACGTAGCTCAGCCGAACGGCCTAGGTAGAGGAAACCATTTGAGATAGCTCAAAAGGCGCATGCTGCGTGGTTCTTGACCGACTGAACACTGTTCATTATTACAATTAGTTATACTTTTGCCCGTCTATAGTGTTGACGATCTATAAAACCCTGCATAGAATCCGTCCACATTGGTTGCAGGGCGTGAACCTTTTTACCACTGCCCCCGGTCCCTTTAGACGCAACGCGTCACCGTTTACCGAACCCCTGCACGGTATCTGACGGCCTTACTGAAGTCCTCGCCAGCGCCAACTGACGCTGGTTTTTCGCGTGGGAGCCATCGCCTGCATACTTTTTTGGTATGCCGCGTCCACTTTTCAGGACGGCTCCCCACAGACGGTATTTGCCGTTTCCCGACGTCGCTGCTGCCCTAACCAGACAGAGCACGCGATGTCTTGACTCTTCGAACGTGTGTTACCGCCTGTTCACATGGCGGAGTTCGGGGATCATGCAACATGGGAGATCTGAATGAACGCCTGGTTATCGTGGCGTCCCGATGAGCGTATTGCGCAGGTTGTGCGTGGTGTGCTGCGTCGCGGGACGCGAATGAGTCATCACCTGTTCAGCATCGTCGGCGGAATCGCTGTCGTGCTGGCACTCGTACTGTGGCTGATGCCGGCCTTGCGCGGCACACTCGCCGCCAAGCTGATGCCGGTTGTGTCGGCCGCCGTGCAAGCCGGGCCTGCCCGGTTGCTGCAGGGCAACCCGCTGCCGTCGTTCGGCCCGCCGGGTAGCCCGTCTTCCGACGAATCGCTGTCCGCCAATTCGAACGGTGCCGACAGCGCGAGCGGTGCGAGCAACGGCAACACCGCCGCCACCGTGAGCAACACCAGCTTTGACGGCGCCTTCGACGGCTCCGGTTCGGCCGGTATGGGCGTCGCGGCCCTCAACGGGCTCGACCCGCGCACCATGCAAAGCGTCAGCGCGCTGGCGCGTCTGATCCCGTCGCAGCGCGTCTCCGCCGACGCCCGCGATGACCGCGTGCTGGTGTCGACTCGTGAGCAGGATCTGGTCGCGTCTTACCTGGCGCGGCGTTATCGCGTCGCTCAGGAGCCCGTTAGCGAGCTCGTCAAGGCCGCGTTCGACACCGGCCGCGAAGTCGGTCTCGATCCGCTGCTGCTGCTGTCCGTGATGGCGATCGAATCCGGCTTCAACCCGTACGCCGAGAGCGGCGTGGGCGCGCAAGGCCTGATGCAGGTTATGTCGAAGGTGCATTCGGACAAGTTCCAGTACTTCGGCGGCCAGGGCGCGGCGCTCGAACCGGTCGCGAACATCAAGGTGGGCGCGCTGGTGCTGAAGGATTGCATCGCCCGTGGTGGTTCGTTGCCGGGTGGCTTGCGCCTGTACGTGGGCTCGACCTCGCAGGACGACGGCGGTTACGGCGCCAAGGTGATGGCTGAGCGCGGCCGTCTGCGTGACGTGGCGCGTGGCCGCAAGGTGCCGATCAATGCGCCGCAATCGCCGGTTCTGACGACTGCGTCGGCGAATACGACGGCTGCGGCGGCTGCCAGCGGCAAGCGCGTGCAGGTGACGCTCGACGGCGGTCATCCGCTGAGCGCGGCACCGGTGAAGACGCCGGTGTCCGAGCAGGACGACGCCAGTTCCAACGCGCCCAAGCATGTTGCTTCGAATTCGGAGTTCGGTGCTTAAGGTTGGCGATATGAGCTGGACGCGACCGGGCTGATGCAAGGGCAAGGCCACGGCCATGAAAAAAGGACACTCAGGGGTGTCCTTTTTTACGTCTGGCGAGCCGACCCAGAAGAATCAATGCCGCCCGAACAGCTTCGCCAGCCGGTCGACGGCTTCTTCCAGCTTCGGATAAGCCGTTGCATACGACAACCGGATGTAGTCCTTCGGCGCATGCGTGCCGAAATCCATTCCCGGCACCAGCACCACGCCCGCATCGTGCAGCATCGCTTTGGTCAACGCGGCGCTGTCGCCGGCGGCCGGATGCGCGACCGTGCGGCAATCCGCGTAGACGTAGAACGCGCCGTCGGGCATGACCGGCACCGAAAAACCTAGCGCTTCCAAAGCCGGCGCGATGAAGTCACGCCGACGCTTGAACTCCAGCCGCCGGCTTTCGTAGATGGCGATGGTGTCCGGTTCGAAGCACGCGAGCGCCGCGTGCTGGGCGAGCGCCGACGCGCAGATGAACAGGTTCTGCGCGAGCTTTTCGAACGCGCCGACCATGTTCGGCGGCACCACCAGCCAGCCGAGCCGCCAGCCGGTCATGTTGAAGTA is a genomic window of Paraburkholderia bryophila containing:
- a CDS encoding lytic transglycosylase domain-containing protein, translated to MNAWLSWRPDERIAQVVRGVLRRGTRMSHHLFSIVGGIAVVLALVLWLMPALRGTLAAKLMPVVSAAVQAGPARLLQGNPLPSFGPPGSPSSDESLSANSNGADSASGASNGNTAATVSNTSFDGAFDGSGSAGMGVAALNGLDPRTMQSVSALARLIPSQRVSADARDDRVLVSTREQDLVASYLARRYRVAQEPVSELVKAAFDTGREVGLDPLLLLSVMAIESGFNPYAESGVGAQGLMQVMSKVHSDKFQYFGGQGAALEPVANIKVGALVLKDCIARGGSLPGGLRLYVGSTSQDDGGYGAKVMAERGRLRDVARGRKVPINAPQSPVLTTASANTTAAAAASGKRVQVTLDGGHPLSAAPVKTPVSEQDDASSNAPKHVASNSEFGA
- a CDS encoding LysE family translocator, which codes for MHAFSMMSDGFFLSLSLCLDIGLVNVAMISLTLSHGFKPGFWLGLGSCIGDLIYAALALAGMAALLQFESVRWVVWIGGAAILLFLTWKMAREAMFPASAPAVAGEADANAPHLSAWRGFLRGVLLAVSSPSAILWFAAVGGALIAKAGATSVTTAPVFLGGFFLGGLCWTIFICGLGSHGRKRAGTGLLRACHVLSALLFAYFSYSVIVNGYRDLIVQTAHAVS
- a CDS encoding UbiD family decarboxylase — protein: MKYKDLRDFVGRLESIGELRRISQTVSPVLEMTELCDRVLRTGGPALLFESKAEHAFPVLGNLFGTPRRVALGMGVDAQAGEGDGAALESLRDVGRLLSALKEPEPPKGLKDAGKLFSLAKAVWDMAPKTVSAPPCQEIVWEGNDVDLAKLPIQTCWPGDAGPLITWGLTVTKGPNKSRQNLGIYRQQLIGRNKLIMRWLAHRGGALDFREFALQNPGKPYPVAVVLGADPATILGAVTPVPDTLSEYQFAGLLRGGRTELAKCITPGVDGLQVPARAEIVLEGFIYPQEGTPSPAPAGAPPRPAKGASAGYEHALEGPYGDHTGYYNEQEWFPVFTVERITMRRDAIYHSTYTGKPPDEPAVLGVALNEVFVPLLQKQFTEITDFYLPPEGCSYRMAIVQMKKSYPGHAKRVMFGVWSFLRQFMYTKFIVVVDEDVNIRDWKEVIWAITTRIDPARDTVLVDRTPIDYLDFASPVAGLGSKMGLDATNKWPGETDREWGRPIEMDKAVKQRIDSLWNEFGL
- a CDS encoding Rossmann-like and DUF2520 domain-containing protein, with translation MSQSSLPRLGFIGAGRLARCLALSFSRAGYPVTAVTSRTAASACRLASQIEHCAACDDPQQVVDAADIIFLAVPDDHIGSSAHTLRFDPATVSGPRKALVHCSGASPVELLAPARDQGAAIGGFHPLYLFGGDLADLERIAGCSVTIEADGALKDALTALTVALRCHPLSIPAGGRMLYHAAAHYAASFALCSLAECVALWRTLGFAEDDALRALLPMLAGTIETARDKGLSNALAGPVSRGDTGVVEKQLALLEGLGGDHAALYGLLTRRAVGLAERRATPPAAIDAIAEAVEESLNRSLNQAAAGASVK
- a CDS encoding threo-3-hydroxy-L-aspartate ammonia-lyase, producing the protein MHALPAPTFDDVLDAAARLEGVAHRTPVLTSSTFNERTGASVFFKCENFQRMGAFKFRGAYNAISHFDAEQRKAGVLTYSSGNHAQAIALSARLAGIRATIIMPHDAPAAKVAATKGYGGEVITYDRYTENREEIGRRLAEERGMTLIPPYDHPHVIAGQGTAVKELIDETGPLDMLFVCLGGGGLIGGSALSAAALSPACTVIGVEPEAGNDGQQSLARGEIVRIDTPRTIADGAAATHLGDYTFAIIRKLVARIETVSDAQLIDTMRFFAQRMKIVVEPTGCLAAAAVLNGIVPVEGKRVGVVISGGNVDLEKLAQYLA